One stretch of Ipomoea triloba cultivar NCNSP0323 chromosome 8, ASM357664v1 DNA includes these proteins:
- the LOC116027650 gene encoding F-box/kelch-repeat protein At1g23390 — MALTNDQIHGDILEVVLSYLPLVDLVPASVVSKSWNSAVTASLRWLNKPKPWLLVHTQSTRSPYEMSTRAYDHRSCAWVEVVNPAAKYVSALRSSHSNLLYMLSPTTFSFSIDALNVAWRHVDAPKVWRTDPIVAHVGGYIVVAGGTCDFEDDPLAVEIYNVGAATWETCESMPAILKDSSASTWLSIATAAGKLIVTEKLTGATHCFDPETKNWTGPYDLRPDQRVSLSIIGSSENRLILVGAIGDIGNIEGIKIWEVNTDNFDYQEIGEMPAGFVKKLKSETFGISSISLCMSGDYAHIYNASEAEEVVVCELDAAAGGGCEWRSFKNAVAGDGNNRMERVVLTSSEVSLAELRRAMGSEKAMFTVKM, encoded by the coding sequence ATGGCTTTAACTAATGATCAAATTCACGGTGACATTTTGGAAGTGGTACTTTCGTACTTGCCGCTAGTGGACTTGGTGCCGGCGTCGGTGGTGTCGAAGTCGTGGAACTCCGCCGTGACGGCGTCTCTCCGGTGGCTCAACAAGCCAAAGCCGTGGCTGTTGGTTCACACGCAGAGCACCCGGTCGCCGTACGAGATGTCGACACGCGCCTATGACCACCGCTCTTGCGCGTGGGTGGAGGTTGTGAACCCGGCCGCCAAGTACGTGTCGGCGCTCCGTTCCTCGCACTCCAACCTGCTTTACATGTTGTCCCCGACAACGTTTTCGTTCTCCATCGACGCGCTCAACGTCGCGTGGCGCCACGTCGACGCGCCGAAGGTGTGGCGCACGGACCCCATCGTCGCGCACGTGGGCGGCTACATCGTCGTCGCCGGCGGCACGTGCGACTTCGAGGACGACCCCCTCGCCGTGGAGATTTACAACGTGGGGGCTGCCACGTGGGAGACGTGCGAGTCCATGCCGGCGATTCTTAAAGACTCGTCGGCGTCCACGTGGCTCTCAATCGCCACCGCCGCCGGTAAGCTAATTGTCACCGAGAAACTCACCGGCGCTACCCACTGCTTCGACCCGGAGACGAAAAACTGGACCGGACCCTACGATTTACGCCCCGATCAAAGGGTCTCTCTCTCCATCATCGGATCCTCCGAAAACCGGCTAATCCTCGTCGGAGCAATCGGCGACATCGGGAACATCGAAGGGATCAAAATTTGGGAAGTCAACACCGACAACTTTGACTACCAAGAAATCGGCGAGATGCCGGCGGGTTTTGTCAAGAAATTGAAGAGCGAAACATTTGGGATATCTTCCATTAGCCTCTGTATGTCGGGGGATTACGCCCACATATACAACGCGTCGGAGGCGGAGGAGGTGGTGGTGTGTGAGCTCGACGCCGCCGCTGGCGGCGGCTGCGAGTGGCGGAGCTTCAAGAATGCGGTGGCCGGAGACGGAAATAATAGAATGGAAAGAGTGGTGTTAACATCGTCCGAAGTTTCTCTGGCCGAATTGCGGCGAGCTATGGGATCGGAGAAGGCTATGTTTACagttaaaatgtaa